A window of the Deinococcus gobiensis I-0 genome harbors these coding sequences:
- a CDS encoding ATP-binding cassette domain-containing protein — MTAAPHLTPAPTGPARPLVMEARGLVKRYGHVTAINGADFELRPGEIMAVIGDNGAGKSSLIKALSGAVVPDEGQIFLDGQPISIRSPIEARRHGIETVYQDLAVAPAMTIAENLFLGREILKPGPLARTFRILDKKRMLEEAVRYMQDLQFAIKSMSQPVETLSGGQRQGVAVARSAAFARHVVIMDEPTAALGVRESNMVLDLIRKVRDKGLPVILISHNMPHVFEIADRVHVHRMGRRAALLDPRRISMADTVSVMTGAIKPEELSADVLAH, encoded by the coding sequence ATGACCGCAGCCCCCCACCTGACGCCCGCGCCGACCGGCCCGGCCCGCCCCCTGGTCATGGAGGCGCGCGGTCTGGTCAAGCGCTACGGGCACGTGACGGCCATCAACGGCGCCGACTTCGAGCTGCGGCCCGGCGAGATCATGGCCGTGATCGGCGACAACGGCGCGGGCAAGAGCAGCCTCATCAAGGCGCTCTCGGGCGCGGTCGTGCCCGACGAGGGCCAGATCTTCCTCGACGGGCAGCCCATCTCGATCCGCAGCCCCATCGAGGCGCGCCGGCACGGCATCGAGACGGTCTATCAGGACCTCGCCGTCGCCCCGGCCATGACCATTGCCGAGAACCTGTTCCTGGGCCGCGAGATCCTCAAGCCGGGGCCGCTGGCGCGCACCTTCCGCATCCTGGACAAGAAACGGATGCTCGAAGAGGCCGTGCGCTACATGCAGGACCTGCAATTCGCCATCAAGAGCATGAGCCAGCCGGTCGAGACGCTCTCGGGCGGGCAGCGCCAGGGGGTCGCGGTGGCGCGCAGCGCGGCCTTCGCGCGGCACGTGGTCATCATGGACGAGCCGACGGCGGCGCTGGGCGTGCGCGAGAGCAACATGGTCCTCGACCTCATCCGCAAGGTGCGCGACAAGGGGCTGCCGGTCATCCTGATCTCGCACAACATGCCGCACGTCTTCGAGATCGCCGACCGCGTGCACGTGCACCGCATGGGCCGCCGGGCCGCGCTACTCGACCCCCGGCGCATCAGCATGGCCGACACGGTGTCGGTGATGACCGGGGCCATCAAGCCCGAAGAACTCAGCGCGGATGTCCTCGCGCACTAG